A single window of Streptomyces griseoviridis DNA harbors:
- a CDS encoding dihydroorotase → MSKILIRGAKVLGHDPQDVLIDGETIAEVGTGLTAEGAEVVEAEGKVLLPGLVDLHTHLREPGREDSETVLTGTRAAASGGFTAVFAMANTFPVADTAGVVEQVYRLGRDHGYCDVQPIGAVTVGLEGRKLAELGAMHESAAGVTVFSDDGKCVHDAVIMRRALEYVKAFGGVVAQHAQEPRLTEGAEMNEGVVSAELGLGGWPAVAEESIIARDVLLAEHVGSRVHICHLSTAGSVEIVRWAKSRGIDVTAEVTPHHLLLTDELVRTYNPVYKVNPPLRTERDVLALREALADGTIDIVATDHAPHPHEDKDCEWAAAAMGMVGLETALSVVQETMVDTGLLTWAGVAERMSAKPAEIGGADGHGRPVSAGEPANLTLVDTAYRGSVDPAGFASRSRNTPYEGRELPGRVTHTWLRGKATLVDGKLT, encoded by the coding sequence ATGAGCAAGATCCTGATCCGCGGTGCGAAGGTGCTCGGCCACGACCCGCAGGACGTCCTGATCGACGGCGAGACCATCGCCGAGGTCGGCACCGGCCTCACGGCCGAAGGCGCCGAGGTCGTCGAGGCCGAGGGCAAGGTGCTGCTGCCCGGCCTCGTCGACCTGCACACCCATCTGCGCGAGCCCGGCCGCGAGGACTCCGAGACCGTGCTGACCGGCACGCGCGCGGCGGCCTCCGGCGGCTTCACGGCCGTCTTCGCGATGGCCAACACCTTCCCGGTCGCCGACACCGCCGGCGTCGTCGAGCAGGTCTACCGGCTCGGCCGCGACCACGGCTACTGCGACGTGCAGCCGATCGGCGCCGTCACCGTCGGCCTGGAGGGCAGGAAGCTCGCCGAACTGGGCGCCATGCACGAGTCGGCGGCCGGCGTCACCGTCTTCTCCGACGACGGCAAGTGCGTCCACGACGCCGTGATCATGCGCCGCGCCCTGGAGTACGTGAAGGCCTTCGGCGGGGTCGTCGCCCAGCACGCCCAGGAGCCGCGGCTCACCGAGGGCGCCGAGATGAACGAGGGTGTCGTCTCCGCCGAGCTGGGCCTCGGCGGCTGGCCCGCGGTGGCCGAGGAGTCGATCATCGCCCGGGACGTCCTGCTCGCCGAGCACGTCGGCTCCCGCGTCCACATCTGCCACCTCTCGACCGCCGGCTCCGTGGAGATCGTCCGCTGGGCCAAGTCCCGCGGCATCGACGTCACCGCCGAGGTCACCCCGCACCACCTGCTGCTCACCGACGAACTGGTGCGCACCTACAACCCCGTCTACAAGGTCAACCCGCCGCTGCGCACCGAGCGCGACGTGCTGGCCCTGCGCGAGGCGCTCGCCGACGGCACGATCGACATCGTCGCCACCGACCACGCCCCGCACCCGCACGAGGACAAGGACTGCGAGTGGGCCGCCGCCGCCATGGGGATGGTCGGCCTGGAGACCGCGTTGTCAGTGGTGCAGGAGACCATGGTGGACACCGGGCTCCTCACCTGGGCCGGGGTCGCCGAACGCATGTCCGCCAAGCCCGCCGAGATCGGCGGGGCCGACGGCCACGGCCGCCCCGTCTCGGCTGGTGAGCCCGCCAACCTCACGCTCGTCGACACGGCATACCGTGGGTCGGTGGACCCCGCGGGCTTCGCCTCGCGCAGCCGGAACACCCCGTACGAGGGGCGTGAGCTGCCGGGCCGTGTGACGCACACCTGGCTCAGGGGCAAGGCCACGCTCGTCGACGGGAAGCTCACGTGA
- a CDS encoding aspartate carbamoyltransferase catalytic subunit, translating into MLRHLISAADLTRDDAVLILDTAEEMARVADRPIKKLPTLRGRTVVNLFFEDSTRTRISFEAAEKRLSADVINFTAKGSSVSKGESLKDTAQTLEAMGVDAVVIRHGASGAPYRLANSGWIDAAVINAGDGTHQHPTQALLDAFTMRRRLVGRDTGLGQDLDGRRITIVGDILHSRVARSNVDLLHTLGAEVTLVAPPTLVPVGVGNWPCEVSYDLDAVLPKSDAVMMLRVQRERMNAAFFPTEREYSRRYGLDGDRMARMPEHAVVMHPGPMVRGMEITAEVADSERCTVVEQVANGVSIRMAVLYLLLGGNEPAVTHTRTEEKSER; encoded by the coding sequence ATGCTGCGTCATCTCATCTCGGCCGCCGACCTCACCCGCGACGACGCCGTCCTGATCCTCGACACCGCCGAGGAGATGGCCCGGGTCGCCGACCGGCCGATCAAGAAGCTGCCGACCCTGCGCGGCCGGACGGTCGTCAACCTCTTCTTCGAGGACTCGACCCGGACCCGGATCTCCTTCGAGGCCGCGGAGAAGCGCCTGTCCGCGGACGTCATCAACTTCACCGCCAAGGGATCGAGCGTCTCCAAGGGTGAGTCCCTGAAGGACACCGCCCAGACCCTGGAGGCCATGGGCGTCGACGCCGTGGTCATCAGGCACGGCGCCTCCGGGGCCCCCTACCGGCTCGCCAACTCCGGCTGGATCGACGCCGCCGTCATCAACGCGGGCGACGGCACCCACCAACACCCCACCCAGGCGCTCCTGGACGCGTTCACCATGCGCCGCCGGCTGGTCGGCCGGGACACCGGGCTCGGCCAGGACCTCGACGGGCGGCGCATCACGATCGTCGGCGACATCCTGCACAGCCGGGTCGCCCGCTCCAACGTCGACCTGCTGCACACCCTGGGCGCCGAGGTCACCCTGGTCGCCCCGCCCACCCTGGTGCCGGTCGGCGTCGGGAACTGGCCCTGCGAGGTGTCCTACGACCTCGACGCCGTCCTGCCCAAGTCCGACGCCGTGATGATGCTCCGCGTCCAGCGCGAGCGCATGAACGCCGCGTTCTTCCCGACCGAGCGCGAGTACTCGCGCCGCTACGGCCTCGACGGCGACCGGATGGCGCGGATGCCGGAGCACGCCGTCGTGATGCACCCGGGACCGATGGTCCGCGGCATGGAGATCACCGCCGAGGTCGCCGACTCGGAGCGCTGCACCGTCGTCGAGCAGGTCGCAAACGGAGTCTCCATCCGGATGGCCGTCCTGTATCTGCTGCTCGGCGGCAACGAGCCCGCCGTCACCCACACCCGCACCGAGGAGAAGTCCGAACGATGA
- the pyrR gene encoding bifunctional pyr operon transcriptional regulator/uracil phosphoribosyltransferase PyrR: protein MDTQHTQNPQDKQKPQESQDIPETGDSRASDARPVLEAPDIARVLTRIAHEIVERAKGAEDVVLLGIPTRGVFLGRRLAEKLAEITGRTVPVGSLDITMYRDDLRMHPPRALARTEIPGDGIDGRLVVLVDDVLFSGRTIRAALDALNDIGRPRAVQLAVLVDRGHRELPIRADYVGKNLPTSLRETVKVLLAEEDGRDTVLLGVKQNP, encoded by the coding sequence ATGGACACGCAGCACACGCAGAACCCGCAGGACAAGCAGAAGCCGCAGGAGAGCCAGGACATCCCGGAGACCGGGGACTCCCGGGCCTCCGACGCCCGGCCCGTCCTCGAAGCCCCCGACATCGCGCGGGTGCTGACCCGCATCGCGCACGAGATCGTCGAACGCGCCAAGGGCGCCGAGGACGTGGTGCTGCTCGGCATCCCGACCCGGGGCGTCTTCCTCGGCCGCAGGCTCGCCGAGAAGCTGGCGGAGATCACCGGCCGCACGGTCCCGGTGGGCTCCCTCGACATCACCATGTACCGCGACGACCTCCGGATGCACCCGCCGCGCGCGCTGGCCCGCACCGAGATCCCCGGTGACGGCATCGACGGCCGCCTCGTCGTCCTCGTCGACGACGTGCTGTTCTCCGGCCGCACCATCCGCGCCGCCCTCGACGCCCTGAACGACATCGGGCGCCCGCGCGCGGTCCAGCTCGCCGTCCTCGTCGACCGGGGCCACCGCGAACTGCCCATCCGCGCCGACTACGTCGGCAAGAACCTCCCCACGTCGTTGCGGGAGACGGTCAAGGTGCTGCTCGCCGAGGAGGACGGTCGCGACACCGTGCTGCTCGGTGTGAAGCAGAACCCGTAG
- the bldD gene encoding transcriptional regulator BldD, which translates to MSSEYAKQLGAKLRAIRTQQGLSLHGVEEKSQGRWKAVVVGSYERGDRAVTVQRLAELADFYGVPVQELLPGTTPGGAAEPPPKLVLDLERLATVPAEKAGPLQRYAATIQSQRGDYNGKVLSIRQDDLRTLAVIYDQSPSVLTEQLISWGVLDADARRAVATHDEG; encoded by the coding sequence ATGTCCAGCGAATACGCCAAACAGCTCGGGGCCAAGCTTCGGGCCATCCGCACCCAGCAGGGCCTTTCCCTCCACGGAGTCGAGGAGAAGTCGCAGGGACGCTGGAAGGCCGTCGTGGTCGGTTCGTACGAACGCGGCGACCGCGCCGTGACCGTGCAGCGCCTGGCCGAGCTGGCGGACTTCTACGGCGTTCCGGTGCAGGAGCTGCTGCCGGGCACCACTCCCGGCGGGGCCGCCGAGCCGCCGCCGAAGCTGGTCCTCGACCTGGAGCGGCTGGCCACGGTGCCGGCCGAGAAGGCGGGCCCGCTCCAGCGGTACGCCGCGACGATCCAGTCCCAGCGGGGCGACTACAACGGCAAGGTGCTGTCGATCCGCCAGGACGACCTGCGCACACTGGCCGTCATCTACGACCAGTCGCCCTCGGTCCTCACCGAGCAGCTGATCAGCTGGGGTGTGCTGGACGCGGACGCGCGCCGAGCGGTGGCCACGCACGACGAGGGCTGA
- the nusB gene encoding transcription antitermination factor NusB, with product MAARNTARKRAFQILFEGDQRGADVLTVLADWIRLSRGDTRQPPVSEYTMQLVEGYAQHARRIDDLIAQYAVGWTLDRMPVVDRNILRLGAYELIWVDETPDAVVLDEMVQLAKEFSTDESPSFVNGLLGRFKELKPSLRRDEA from the coding sequence GTGGCTGCCCGCAACACGGCCCGCAAGCGCGCCTTCCAGATCCTCTTCGAGGGCGACCAGCGCGGAGCCGACGTCCTCACGGTCCTCGCGGACTGGATCCGGCTCTCCCGGGGCGACACCCGGCAGCCGCCGGTGAGCGAGTACACGATGCAGCTCGTCGAGGGCTACGCGCAGCACGCGCGGCGGATCGACGACCTCATCGCCCAGTACGCCGTGGGCTGGACGTTGGACCGGATGCCGGTCGTGGACCGCAACATCCTGCGTCTGGGGGCGTACGAGCTGATCTGGGTCGACGAGACCCCGGACGCCGTCGTCCTCGACGAGATGGTGCAGCTGGCGAAGGAGTTCTCCACCGACGAGTCGCCCTCGTTCGTGAACGGCCTGCTGGGCCGCTTCAAGGAGCTCAAGCCCTCGCTGCGCCGGGACGAGGCATAG
- the efp gene encoding elongation factor P gives MASTNDLKNGLVLKLDGGQLWSVVEFQHVKPGKGPAFVRTKLKNVLSGKVVDKTFNAGVKVETATVDKRDMQFSYMDGEYFVFMDMETYDQLMVDRKAVGDAANFLIEGFTATVAQHEGEVLFVELPAAVELVVQETEPGVQGDRSTGGTKPATLETGHQIQVPLFITTGEKIKVDTRTSDYLGRVNS, from the coding sequence GTGGCTTCCACGAACGACCTCAAGAACGGCCTGGTGCTCAAGCTCGACGGCGGCCAGCTGTGGTCCGTCGTCGAGTTCCAGCACGTCAAGCCCGGCAAGGGCCCGGCCTTCGTGCGCACCAAGCTGAAGAACGTGCTCTCCGGCAAGGTCGTCGACAAGACGTTCAACGCCGGTGTCAAGGTCGAGACGGCCACTGTCGACAAGCGCGACATGCAGTTCTCGTACATGGACGGCGAGTACTTCGTCTTCATGGACATGGAGACCTACGACCAGCTGATGGTCGACCGCAAGGCCGTCGGCGACGCCGCCAACTTCCTGATCGAGGGCTTCACGGCCACCGTCGCCCAGCACGAGGGCGAGGTGCTCTTCGTCGAGCTGCCCGCCGCCGTCGAGCTGGTCGTCCAGGAGACCGAGCCCGGCGTCCAGGGCGACCGCTCCACCGGCGGCACCAAGCCCGCCACCCTGGAGACCGGCCACCAGATCCAGGTCCCCCTCTTCATCACCACCGGAGAGAAGATCAAGGTCGACACCCGCACGAGCGACTACCTCGGCCGGGTGAACAGCTAA
- a CDS encoding aminopeptidase P family protein: MPEVYAARRSRLRGRFNAAGSTAALVSRPANVRYLAGPVPDGAVLLVGRSDAHDLLVCPEPADDRAAGVRTDDSLRVQTLTAGAGDPAVAAADLAAGHDADCLAVEEHHLTVARHRALRSVLPASRLRLSDLGRAVEQLRVVKDEEEISCLRIGAEIADQALSELLESILVGRTERHLALELERRLVDHGADGPAFATSVATGPHSGRRSHRPTDRRVEEGDFLSVSLGASYRGYRCSIGRTFVIGTSPADWQIDLYDLVFAAQRAGREALVPGSAHRDVDHAARQVLDSAGYAEGLPARTGHGVGLEIDEDPQLAPAAMGKLDACVPVTVEPGVHLPGRGGVRIDDTLVVRPEADGGPELLTITTKELLAL; the protein is encoded by the coding sequence ATGCCCGAGGTGTACGCAGCCCGCCGTTCCCGTCTCCGTGGACGCTTCAACGCGGCCGGCAGCACCGCTGCGCTCGTCTCGCGTCCCGCCAACGTCCGCTACCTCGCGGGACCGGTCCCCGACGGCGCCGTCCTCCTGGTCGGCCGGAGCGACGCGCACGACCTGCTGGTCTGCCCCGAGCCCGCCGACGACCGCGCCGCGGGCGTCAGGACCGACGACAGCCTCCGGGTCCAGACCCTCACCGCGGGCGCGGGCGACCCCGCCGTCGCCGCCGCCGATCTCGCCGCGGGCCACGACGCCGACTGCCTCGCCGTGGAGGAGCACCACCTCACCGTGGCCAGGCACCGGGCCCTGCGCTCGGTGCTGCCCGCCTCCCGGCTGCGCCTGTCCGACCTCGGCCGGGCCGTCGAACAGCTGCGGGTCGTCAAGGACGAGGAGGAGATCTCCTGCCTGCGCATCGGCGCCGAGATCGCCGACCAGGCGCTGAGCGAACTCCTGGAGTCCATCCTCGTCGGCCGCACCGAACGCCACCTCGCCCTGGAACTCGAACGACGGCTCGTCGACCACGGCGCCGACGGACCCGCCTTCGCCACCTCGGTCGCCACCGGACCGCACTCCGGCAGGCGCTCGCACCGGCCCACCGACCGCCGGGTCGAGGAGGGCGACTTCCTCTCCGTCTCCCTGGGCGCCAGCTACCGCGGCTACCGCTGCTCGATCGGCAGGACCTTCGTCATCGGCACCAGCCCCGCCGACTGGCAGATCGACCTCTACGACCTCGTCTTCGCCGCCCAACGCGCAGGCCGGGAGGCCCTCGTCCCCGGTTCCGCGCACCGCGACGTCGACCACGCGGCACGTCAGGTCCTGGACTCGGCCGGGTACGCCGAGGGCCTGCCCGCGCGCACCGGGCACGGCGTCGGACTCGAAATCGACGAGGACCCGCAGTTGGCCCCTGCGGCCATGGGTAAACTGGACGCTTGCGTGCCGGTCACCGTCGAGCCAGGGGTCCACCTCCCGGGCCGGGGCGGCGTCCGGATCGATGACACGCTCGTCGTCCGCCCCGAGGCGGACGGCGGACCCGAGCTACTCACCATCACGACCAAGGAGCTGCTCGCGCTCTAG
- a CDS encoding Pro-rich N-terminal domain-containing protein: MQHAVGSPLPPPHQPGHGPAESWSPAAHHPGPQPAGPHQGPPPPGGHQGPAPMPPPPGGHQGPPPMPPPGSRQTSAPVPPPPGPPAFAPHGRPLPPPETTGHVPLPPGAPVGVPTHPQAASDPSATTLAVLLIGPAGAGKTSVAKFWAEHRRVPTAHISLDDVREWVRSGFADPQSGWNDHSEAQYRLARRTCGFAARNFLANGISCILDDAVFPDRPVVGLGGWKRHVGPGLLPVVLLPGLEIVLERNAERTGNRRLTDEEVARIHGRMAGWYGSGLPIIDNSQLDVPQTARILDDVLTRSIASPPQW, translated from the coding sequence ATGCAGCACGCAGTGGGTTCTCCGCTGCCGCCGCCCCATCAGCCGGGGCACGGACCGGCCGAGAGCTGGTCCCCGGCCGCACACCACCCGGGCCCACAGCCCGCCGGCCCCCACCAGGGCCCACCACCGCCAGGCGGCCACCAGGGTCCCGCCCCGATGCCACCGCCGCCCGGCGGCCACCAGGGCCCGCCCCCGATGCCGCCGCCCGGCAGCCGTCAGACCTCCGCCCCGGTGCCGCCGCCTCCGGGCCCCCCGGCCTTCGCCCCGCACGGCCGGCCGCTGCCCCCTCCGGAGACGACCGGCCACGTGCCGCTCCCGCCGGGCGCCCCGGTGGGCGTCCCCACGCACCCGCAGGCCGCGTCCGACCCGTCGGCGACCACCCTCGCGGTGCTCCTCATCGGCCCGGCCGGCGCGGGCAAGACCAGCGTCGCGAAGTTCTGGGCCGAGCACCGCCGCGTCCCCACGGCCCACATCAGCCTCGACGACGTCCGCGAATGGGTCCGTTCCGGCTTCGCCGACCCGCAGTCCGGATGGAACGACCACTCCGAGGCGCAGTACCGGCTGGCCCGCCGCACCTGCGGCTTCGCCGCGCGCAACTTCCTGGCCAACGGCATCTCCTGCATCCTCGACGACGCGGTCTTCCCCGACCGGCCGGTCGTCGGCCTCGGCGGCTGGAAGCGCCATGTGGGCCCCGGCCTGCTCCCCGTCGTGCTGCTGCCCGGCCTGGAGATCGTCCTGGAGCGCAACGCGGAACGCACGGGCAACCGGCGGCTCACCGACGAGGAGGTCGCCCGCATCCACGGCCGCATGGCGGGCTGGTACGGCTCGGGGCTGCCCATCATCGACAACTCCCAACTGGACGTCCCGCAGACGGCCCGGATCCTCGACGACGTCCTGACCCGGTCCATCGCGAGCCCACCGCAGTGGTAG
- the aroB gene encoding 3-dehydroquinate synthase codes for MSESVTRIQVGGTAGSEPYEVLVGHRLLGELGTLIGEKAKRVAVIHPEALAETGDALRADLADQGFDAVAIQVPNAEEAKTAEVAAYCWKALGQSGFTRTDVVVGVGGGATTDLAGFVAATWLRGVRWIAVPTTVLAMVDAAVGGKTGINTAEGKNLVGAFHPPAGVLCDLAALESLPVNDYVSGLAEIIKAGFIADPAILDLIESDPQAARTPAGPHTAELIERSIRVKAEVVSSDLKEAGLREILNYGHTLGHAIEKNERYKWRHGAAVSVGMHFAAELGRLAGRLDDATADRHRAVLEAVGLPLYYRYDQWPMLLENMRVDKKSRGDLLRFIVLDGLAKPTVLEGPDPAVLVAAYGEVGQ; via the coding sequence ATGAGCGAGTCGGTGACACGGATCCAGGTCGGCGGCACAGCGGGCAGCGAGCCCTACGAGGTCCTGGTGGGCCACCGGCTGCTGGGCGAACTGGGCACGCTGATCGGGGAGAAGGCCAAGCGGGTCGCCGTGATCCACCCCGAGGCGCTGGCCGAGACCGGCGACGCGCTCCGCGCCGACCTGGCCGACCAGGGCTTCGACGCGGTCGCCATCCAGGTGCCGAACGCGGAGGAGGCCAAGACCGCCGAGGTCGCCGCCTACTGCTGGAAGGCGCTCGGCCAGTCCGGGTTCACCCGCACCGACGTCGTCGTCGGCGTGGGCGGCGGCGCCACCACCGACCTGGCCGGGTTCGTGGCCGCGACCTGGCTGCGCGGGGTCCGCTGGATCGCCGTACCGACCACCGTGCTCGCCATGGTGGACGCGGCCGTCGGCGGCAAGACCGGCATCAACACCGCCGAGGGCAAGAACCTCGTCGGCGCCTTCCACCCGCCGGCCGGCGTGCTGTGTGACCTCGCCGCGCTCGAGTCCCTCCCGGTCAACGACTACGTCTCCGGGCTCGCCGAGATCATCAAGGCCGGCTTCATCGCCGACCCGGCGATCCTCGACCTGATCGAGTCCGACCCGCAGGCCGCCCGCACCCCCGCGGGCCCGCACACCGCCGAGCTGATCGAACGCTCCATCCGGGTCAAGGCCGAGGTGGTCTCCTCCGACCTCAAGGAGGCCGGGCTGCGCGAGATCCTCAACTACGGCCACACCCTGGGCCACGCCATCGAGAAGAACGAGCGCTACAAGTGGCGGCACGGCGCGGCCGTCTCCGTCGGCATGCACTTCGCCGCCGAACTGGGCCGCCTCGCGGGCCGGTTGGACGACGCGACGGCCGACCGGCACCGCGCGGTCCTGGAAGCGGTCGGGCTGCCCCTGTACTACCGCTACGACCAGTGGCCCATGCTGCTGGAGAACATGCGGGTCGACAAGAAGTCCCGCGGCGACCTGCTCCGCTTCATCGTCCTCGACGGCCTCGCCAAGCCGACCGTCCTCGAAGGACCCGACCCGGCCGTCCTCGTCGCCGCGTACGGCGAAGTGGGGCAGTAA
- a CDS encoding shikimate kinase yields MTAAPNVVLVGPMGVGKSTVGRLLADRLGVGYRDTDDDIVTAQGRTIAEIFVDDGEPAFRAIEKHAVSRALTEHDGVLALGGGSILDPDTRALLAGHRVVYLSMDVEEAVRRTGLNAARPLLAVNPRKQWRELMEARRALYEGVATAVVATDRRTPEEVTQIALDALELKEA; encoded by the coding sequence ATGACCGCCGCGCCGAACGTCGTCCTCGTCGGACCCATGGGCGTCGGCAAGTCCACCGTCGGCCGGCTCCTCGCCGACCGGCTCGGCGTCGGCTACCGCGACACCGACGACGACATCGTCACCGCCCAGGGCCGCACCATCGCCGAGATCTTCGTCGACGACGGCGAACCCGCCTTCCGCGCCATCGAGAAGCACGCCGTCAGCCGCGCCCTCACCGAGCACGACGGCGTCCTCGCACTCGGCGGCGGCTCGATCCTCGACCCCGACACCCGCGCGCTCCTCGCCGGACACCGCGTCGTCTACCTCTCGATGGACGTCGAGGAAGCGGTCAGACGCACCGGCCTCAACGCCGCCCGCCCGCTGCTCGCCGTCAACCCGCGCAAGCAGTGGCGCGAACTGATGGAAGCCCGGCGGGCCCTGTACGAGGGGGTCGCCACGGCCGTCGTCGCGACGGACCGCCGCACCCCCGAAGAGGTCACCCAAATCGCCCTGGACGCACTGGAGTTGAAGGAAGCATGA
- the aroC gene encoding chorismate synthase: MSRLRWLTAGESHGPALVATLEGLPAGVPITTEMVADHLARRRLGYGRGARMKFERDEVTFLGGVRHGLTLGSPVAVMVGNTEWPKWEQVMAADPVAPEILDGLARNAPLTRPRPGHADLAGMQKYGFDEARPILERASARETAARVALGAVARSYLKETAGIEIVSHVVELAAAKAPYGVYPTPADVQKLDADPVRCLDADASKAMIAEIDQAHKDGDTLGGVVEVLAYDVPVGLGSHVHWDRRLDARLAAALMGIQAIKGVEVGDGFDLARVPGSKAHDEIVATADGIRRSTGRSGGTEGGLTTGELLRVRAAMKPIATVPRALKTVDVATGEATQAHHQRSDVCAVPAAGIVAEAMVALVLADAVAEKFGGDSVPETRRNVRSYLDHLAIR, translated from the coding sequence TTGAGCAGGTTGCGCTGGCTGACCGCGGGAGAGTCCCACGGTCCCGCACTCGTGGCGACGCTGGAGGGCCTTCCCGCCGGCGTGCCGATCACCACGGAGATGGTGGCGGACCACCTGGCCCGGCGCCGGCTCGGTTACGGACGCGGCGCCCGGATGAAGTTCGAGCGTGACGAGGTCACCTTCCTCGGCGGTGTCCGGCACGGCCTCACCCTCGGTTCCCCGGTCGCCGTCATGGTCGGCAACACCGAGTGGCCCAAGTGGGAGCAGGTCATGGCGGCCGACCCGGTCGCCCCCGAGATCCTCGACGGGCTCGCCCGCAACGCGCCGCTGACCCGGCCCCGCCCCGGCCACGCCGACCTCGCGGGGATGCAGAAGTACGGCTTCGACGAGGCCCGCCCGATCCTGGAGCGCGCCTCGGCCCGGGAGACCGCCGCCCGGGTCGCGCTCGGCGCCGTCGCCCGCTCCTACCTGAAGGAGACGGCCGGCATCGAGATCGTCAGCCATGTCGTGGAGCTGGCAGCGGCCAAGGCCCCCTACGGCGTGTACCCGACCCCGGCCGACGTGCAGAAGCTGGACGCCGACCCGGTGCGCTGCCTGGACGCGGACGCCTCGAAGGCGATGATCGCGGAGATCGACCAGGCCCACAAGGACGGCGACACCCTCGGCGGGGTCGTCGAGGTCCTCGCCTACGACGTGCCGGTGGGCCTCGGCTCGCACGTCCACTGGGACCGCAGGCTCGACGCCCGGCTCGCCGCCGCCCTCATGGGCATCCAGGCCATCAAGGGCGTCGAGGTCGGCGACGGCTTCGACCTCGCCCGGGTGCCCGGCTCTAAGGCGCACGACGAGATCGTCGCCACCGCCGACGGCATCCGCCGCTCCACCGGCCGCTCCGGCGGCACCGAGGGCGGTCTGACCACCGGCGAACTGCTGCGGGTGCGGGCCGCGATGAAGCCCATCGCGACCGTCCCGCGGGCCCTGAAGACCGTCGACGTCGCCACCGGCGAGGCCACCCAGGCCCACCACCAGCGCTCCGACGTGTGCGCGGTCCCGGCCGCCGGCATCGTCGCCGAGGCGATGGTCGCGCTCGTCCTCGCGGACGCCGTCGCGGAGAAGTTCGGCGGCGACAGCGTCCCCGAGACCCGCCGCAACGTCCGCTCCTACCTCGACCACCTGGCCATCCGATGA
- a CDS encoding shikimate dehydrogenase, with translation MPTRATDARRAAVLGSPIAHSLSPVLHRAAYDELGLTDWSYDLFDVDEAALPGFVEGLGPEWAGLSLTMPLKRAVIPLLDTVSETAASVEAVNTLVLTDDGRRVGDNTDIPGMVAALRERGIEQVDSAAILGAGATASSALAALARICAGEVVAYVRSADRAAEMRQWGERLDVEVRTADWADAADALHAPLVVATTPAGATDALAAAVPERPATLFDVLYEPWPTALAARWSAYGGAVVSGLDLLVHQAVLQVEQMTGRSPAPVEAMRKAGEHALESR, from the coding sequence ATGCCAACTCGGGCAACTGACGCCCGCCGGGCGGCCGTCCTCGGCTCGCCCATCGCCCACTCGCTCTCCCCGGTGCTGCACCGCGCCGCCTACGACGAACTGGGCCTGACCGACTGGTCGTACGACCTGTTCGACGTCGACGAGGCCGCGCTGCCCGGCTTCGTCGAAGGGCTCGGCCCCGAGTGGGCCGGGCTCTCGCTGACCATGCCGCTGAAGCGGGCCGTCATCCCGCTCCTCGACACGGTCAGTGAGACGGCGGCCTCGGTCGAGGCGGTCAACACCCTCGTCCTCACCGACGACGGCCGCCGCGTCGGCGACAACACCGATATTCCCGGCATGGTCGCCGCGCTGCGCGAACGCGGCATCGAACAGGTCGACTCGGCGGCGATCCTCGGCGCGGGCGCCACCGCGTCCTCCGCGCTCGCCGCCCTCGCCCGGATCTGCGCCGGCGAGGTCGTCGCCTATGTGCGCAGCGCGGACCGGGCCGCCGAGATGCGCCAGTGGGGCGAACGCCTCGACGTCGAGGTGCGCACCGCCGACTGGGCCGACGCCGCCGACGCGCTGCACGCCCCCCTCGTCGTCGCCACCACCCCCGCCGGAGCCACCGACGCGCTCGCCGCCGCCGTCCCCGAGCGCCCCGCCACCCTCTTCGACGTCCTCTACGAGCCCTGGCCCACCGCGCTCGCCGCCCGCTGGTCCGCTTACGGCGGCGCCGTCGTCAGCGGCCTCGACCTGCTGGTCCACCAGGCGGTGCTCCAGGTCGAGCAGATGACCGGGCGCAGCCCCGCGCCTGTCGAGGCCATGCGCAAGGCGGGCGAACACGCGCTCGAATCCCGCTAG